TCGTGAGGACGCCTGGGAGCCCGACGAGGACGTCTACTGGGGTCCCGAGACCACCTGGCTCGCCGACGAGCGCTACACCGGCGACCGGCAGCTGGAGGAACCCCTCGGCGCGGTCCAGATGGGCCTGATCTACGTCAACCCGGAGGGCCCGAACGGCAACCCGGACCCGATCGCCGCGGCCCGCGACGTCCGCGAGACGTTCCACCGGATGGCGATGAACGACGAGGAGACCGTCGCGCTGATCGCGGGCGGCCACACCTTCGGCAAGACCCACGGTGCCGCCCCGGACAGCAACCTCGGTCCCGACCCCGAGGCCGCCCCGATGCAGCAGATGGGCCTCGGCTGGAAGAACGCCTTCGGCACCGGCATGGGCGACGACACCATCACCAGCGGTCTCGAGGGTATCTGGACGGACACCCCGGTCACCTGGGACAACAGCTTCTTCGAGATCCTCTTCGGCTACGAGTGGGAGCTGTTCAAGAGCCCCGCCGGTGCCTACCAGTACCGGCCGAAGGACAGCGCCGGGGCGGGCACCGTACCCGACCCCCACGACCCGTCGAAGAGCCACGCCCCGACGATGCTCACGACCGACCTCTCGCTCCGGTTCGACCCGGTCTACGAGCCGATCTCGCGGCGCTTCAAGGACAACCCCGAGGAGTTCGCGGACGCCTTCGCCCGGGCCTGGTACAAGCTGACCCACCGCGACATGGGCCCCATCGTGCGCTACCTCGGCCCGGAGGTCCCGTCCGAGGTCCTGCTGTGGCAGGACCCCCTGCCCCCGAGGACGTACGAGCTCATCGACGCCCAGGACATCGCCGCCCTCAAGGGCCAGGTCCTCGACTCGGGCCTGTCGGTGTCCCAGCTCGTGTCCACCGCGTGGGCGTCCGCCTCGACCTTCCGCGGCAGCGACAAGCGCGGCGGCGCCAACGGCGCGCGCGTCCGTCTCGAGCCGCAGCGCGGCTGGGAGGCCAACGAGCCCGACGAGCTGGCGACGGTGCTGCGCACCCTGGAGGGCATCCAGCAGTCCTTCAACGCCGCCCAGACCGGTGGCAAGCAGGTCTCGCTGGCCGACCTGATCGTGCTCGCCGGTGCCGCGGGCGTCGAGAAGGCCGCCAACGACGCCGGCTTCGACATCGAGGTCCCGTTCACGCCGGGCCGGGTGGACGCGTCGCAGGAGCAGACCGACGTGGAGTCGTTCGCCGCGCTCGAGCTGCCCGCCGACGGGTTCCGCAACTACGTCGGGAAGGGCAACCGGCTGCCGGCCGAGTACCTGCTGCTCGACCGGTCGAACCTGCTGACCCTGAGCGCCCCCGAGATGACGGTCCTCGTGGGCGGTCTCCGCGTTCTGGGCGCCAACTACCAGCAGTCGCCGCTCGGTGTCTTCACCGAGACCCCCGGGGTCCTCACCAACGACTTCTACGTCAACCTGCTCGACCTGGGTACGACGTGGAAGGCGACGTCCGAGGACCAGAACACGTTCGAGGGCCGCGACGCCACGGGCGAGGTCAAGTGGACCGCCAGCCGTGCCGACCTCGTCTTCGGCTCGAACTCCGAGCTGCGCGCGGTCGCGGAGGTCTACGGCAGCGATGACGCGAAGGAGAAGTTCGTGAAGGACTTCGTCGCGGCGTGGCACAAGGTCATGAACCTCGACCGGTTCGACAACCGCTGATCCCGACGTCCGGGCCGGCCCGCACCGGCCGGCCCGGACGTCCCGCACCGCGGCCCTCTCGACGTCGTCAGCCTCCAGCGCTCGACGTCGAGGGGGCCGCGGCTGCAAGCGGCTCGCCTGCCATCGGGCTCGCGTTCAGGGCAAGTCGGCCCGCGCGGGGCTGTCGTCGAGGAAGCCGCCCGACTGGTGCTGCCACAGCTTCGCGTAGGCGCCGTCCGACGCGAGCAGCTCCTTGTGCGTGCCCTGCTCGACGATCCGTCCGCGGTCGAGGACGACGAGCTGGTCCATGGTGGCGACCGTGCTCAGGCGGTGCGCCACCACGAGCGCCGTCCGCCCCTTCATGAGCCGCCACAGCGCCTCCTGGACGAGGATCTCGCTCTCGGAGTCCAGGGCGCTGGTCGCCTCGTCGAGCAGCAGGATCGGCGCGTCGCGCAGGATCGCGCGGGCGAGAGCGACCCGCTGGCGCTGTCCGCCGGACAGCTTGACACCGCGCTCCCCCACCATGGTGTCGAAGCCGTCCGGCAGCGCGTCGGCGAACTCCGTGACATGCGCCGCCTCGGCCGCGCGGCGGATCTCGGCGTCGGTGGCGTCCGGCCGGGCGAACGCGATGTTGTCCCGCAGCGTGCGGTGGAACATCGCCGGGTCCTGCGGCACGTAGGCGATCAGGCTGCGCAGGTCGGCCTGGCGCAGCCTGCTGATGTCCTGACCCCCGATCAGGATCCGGCCGACGTCGATGTCCGTCATCCGCAGCAGCAGCCGGGTGAGCGTGGTCTTGCCGCCGCCGGACCGGCCGACGAGACCGACCTTCGCCCCGCTGGGCACGGCCAGGTCGAGCCCCTCGAACAGCGGCTGCGCGCCCCCGTGGGCGAAGGTCACCCGCTCGAAGCGGACGTCGGCGGCCCCGGGCAGCAGCGGCTCCGGCGACGCCGGGTCGAGCACGGTCGGCGGCGTCAGCAGCAGTTCCGTGAACTGCGCGGCCTCCGTCATCGAACTCTCCAGGCGGCGGTAGATCTGGTTGAACTCGAACATGATCCGCGTCGCGTTGGCGTAGTAGGTGAAGGCGACCACGACTCCCTCCACACCGTGCCCGCCCCCGCCGAGCGTGACCGCGAGCAGCAGGCCCAGCGCGTTGGTGAGTACGGACATCGGCGCGACCAGCGTGTCGATGCGCAGGTTGCTGTAGTCCCACGATTTCAGCATGAGCCGCCGCGACTGCGCGACGCGGGACCGGTGCTCGGCGGCCTCGCGTTCCTCGGCGGCGAACGCCCTGACCGTGTCCATGTTCATCAGGCTGTCGGCGACGTGGCCCGACACCCGGGCGAACGCCTCCTCGCGCTGGTCGACGAGCGCCTGGCGGCGCCGGATGAGGGGCACGACGCACAGCGCCGTCAGCGCGATCATCGCCAAGAGCCCGACGACGAGCAGCGGTTCGTAGTGCCACAGCACCACCGACCCGAACACCAGCGGCACGAAACTGCCCACGACCGAGAACGTCAGCGTGTCGACGCACTCCTCGAAGCGGGAGGCGAAGCTCAGGACCCGCTTGGTCAGCGAGCCGGCGAAGTTGTCGTGGAAGAACGCGGCGTCCTTGGCGAACAGCTCGTCCATGCCGATCACGTACAGGTGCTCGATGCCGAGGGCGTCCAGGCGGTTCAGGCAGTGCAGGCCGATGCGCCACAGCGCCTCCGCGAACAGCAGGACACCGGCGAAGCCGAGGACGTACGGCAGTGTCGTACCGATGGTCATACCGGTGCCGCCGGCGATGCGGCCGACGAGCTTCGCGACGACCAGCGGGGCGATGTAGTTCATGCCGATGTTGCCCAGCGCGGGCAGCAGCATCGCGGGCACCGTCAGCCGCCGGAGCCGGGACAACTCCCGTCCGTAGTAACGAAGGGCGAGGAGAACCGAGCCCCTGCCCGGTGGAACCTTGCGCGATTCAGGCGATCCCATCGCAACCCTGTGGTGTCGTGGGGCGGCCCGCGGCGACGCCAAGGTGCGAGTACGGGCAGGCCAGGAACCGCAGTGTCCCGCGACGCCGCCCACGGAGTCCAAGCGTTTTCCCGCCGCCGGCGGTTCGCTGAACATCACGCTCAGGTGTCGAGAGGCAGCGGGCCGTGTCATGGCGCTGCCACGTTGGCCATACTGAACGGGAGTTGGCCGGACGTGATTTCCGGACGGCTTCCTCGGCGGTCAAGGACACCGTTCATGGCCTTTCTGGCTGACGCTCACCAGCGGGGCGTCCTGCGACAAGTGGGAGCTGTGGACGAATTCCGCCACATGCGGCTGCAACAAACGCCGGCAGGCCACGACTCTGCCCCGGGTAACCGGTCCCTGGGTCCCGGATCAGTCCTCTTGGCTTTCAGAGGTACGGCATGACCAACGTCGACGTGCACCAGCACCTGTGGAGCCCCTCGCTGCTGGCGGCCCTGCGGTCCCGCCGCGAACCACCGTTCCTGGACGGCTGGACCCTGTTTCTGGACGGTGAGCCGCCCTACGAGATCGCACCCTCCGACCACGACGTCGCCCGCCGTACGGAACTCGCCGCCGCCGACGGCCTCGGCCGGGCACTCGTCTCGCTGTCCGCCCCGATCGGCGTGGAGTGGCTGCCCGCCGCCCAGGCGCGGCCCCTGCTCGACGCCTACCACGACGGCGCGGCCGAACTGCCCGAGCCGTTCGGCGCCTGGGCCGCCGCCTGCGTACGGGACATCGACGCGAACGCGACAGCCCAGGAGCTCGACCGGGGGTTCGCCGGCCTCCAGCTCCCGGCGAACGCCCTTGCCGACGCGACCGGTTACGCGCGGTGCGCCCCGCTGCTCGATCTGCTCGAAGAGTTCGACCTCCCGCTGTTCGTCCACCCGGGGCCCGCGCCCGGCGCGCCCGAAGGGCCAGGCTGGTGGCCCACGATGGTCCCGTACGTCCAGCAGATGCACGCCGCCTGGTTCGCCTTCCGGGCCTTCGGCCGGCCGCGCCATCCGCGCCTGCGGGTGTGCTTCGCACTGCTGGCCGGGCTCGCCCCCTTGCACGGTGAGCGCCTCGCCGCCCGGGTCGGGGGCCGGGAGAAGGCTGACCCCGGCGTCTTCGTCGAGACGTCCTCGTACGGGCCGCGTGCTGTCGACGCGATCGTCCGCGTCCTCGGCGCCGACGCCGTCGTCCAGGGCTCGGACCGGCCCTACGCGGAACCGCCGCGGCATCCCGGCTTCGGTCTGGGCGGAGCCGCGGCGTACGCCTTTCGCATCGCCAATCCGCGGCGGCTGCTCACCGGAGAGGTCAAGGTCTGAAGGGCCGGGGTACGTCGTCACGTGGGTACGTCATGACGTCGTCGGGTCCGGCTTCCGTACCGCGCCGTCGGTGGAGGCGCCCAAAGCTCCACCGCCACCGGCCCCTTCGGCCGCGCCACCTGCACCGGCACGCTGCCCAGCCCGCACCCGACCGGGCGCTGACAACCCGCCCCGAGGCCGGCGCGGCAGCCCGCAGACCCCAGGCCGCAGGCCGCACCGTGCGCCTGGGAGAAGCCCTGGCACCAAGCGCGGTCCGTGGTGTCCCCACTCGACAGGCGACGCGATGCCCCCTTCGCCGCCCCGGATGCAGGCCGCCAGTCACGCCAGGAAGCCGGACCGTCACCGGCCACTTCCAAGGTGCTGAGTCGCCGGCGGACCTGGCGGTGCCGCACGGCGGCCGACATGCTCGGACGACGGTTCCCCCCACGCACGCTATTGCGGGCGATCACCCGCGGGACACCTTCCGGCACGCCGCCCCGCACCCCGGACGCCCGCAGGGCGGCCAGCTCGTGGAGCGGACCGCGTTCGCCGCGACGTGAGCGCTGCCGGGATCCTGTTGATGCCGTTGTACTTGTTGCTGCGCGTCCACTCGATGTCACCGGTGAGTTCGATGCGCTCGACGCGGGCGGCGAACTGGCGGAGGATCACCTGGAGTTCGAGGCGGGCGAGGCTGGCGCCGAGGCAGAAGTGCGGCCCCTGCGCGAACCCGAGATGCGGATTGGGCTCGCGACGGACATCGCAACGCTGCGGGTCGCGGAACACCGCCTCGTCACGGTTGGCCGAGGCGAGCCAGTACACGACCCGGTCCCCGGCGGAGATCCGGTGTCCCGCCAGTTCGTAGTCCCGCGTGGCGGTGCGGACGTTGTGCGCGACGGGGCTCATCATGCGGACCGCTTCGTCGGGCAGTGTGGTGAGCACACTCGGATCGCCGGCGACCGTATCCAGGATCGTCGGGTCGGCGGCCATCGCCACGAGCGCCCACGATGCCGCGCTGCGTGTCGCGTCCGCCCCGGCGCCGAACAGGAGCTGGAAGAACGCGTCGATCTCCGGCTCGAGGAGGTGCGAAGGATCCTCGTCGGGGAGGTGGGCATGGGTGATGACCGAGAGCAGGTCGTCCTGCGGGTTGCGCCGCCGCTCGGCGACGATCTCCCGGCCGTACTGCAGAAGGCTCTCCGTCGCCGCGGCAGCCGATCCGCCGGCCGTCGAGCCGTCCTTGACGTCGAACACGTGGTGGACCCGCTCGGAGAGGAGGTGGCGGTCCTGCTGCGGGATCCCCATGAGCATGCAGATCGCCTGCAAGGGCAGCTCGCTGGTGACCGCCTCGACGAGGTCGCATTGCCCCATCTCGACGGCGGCGTCGATCAACGTCTCGGTCCGCCGCCGGAGTTCGTCCTCGAGCCGGTCCACCATCCTCGGCGTGAAGCCACCGGAGACAAGGCGGCGCAGCCGGGCATGGCGCGGGTTGTCCATCATGTTCATCATGTAGCCGGCCCATGGGTGATCGAAAAGGACCGTCCCCTGGGCGCTCGAGAACACGGCGGGGTCGAGCAGGATCTCCCGCGATTCGGCGTAGGTGTGCACCGACCAGAACCCGGTTCCCTTCGGGGTGTGCTCGGTGGGCTCGTGCCACCTGACCGGTGCTTCGCGGCGGAGCCGGGCGAACAGGTCCTGCGGGAACCCGTTGGCGAAGTGGTCGAGGTTCGTGAGGTCTGCTCGGACAGCCGCCGTCATGGGTGCGATCCTTCGTCTCTCGCCGGTTGCGGCGCACCGGACGCTGCCGCGCCGACGACGTCCCCATGCGGTGCCGAGCCGTCCGAGCGGCACCTTGGGAGCTGCCGCCGCGGCGCGTTGGGCACGGATCATCGACGACATGTTCACGATAGCCCCGGGGCCTCGTTCCCGCATCACAGGCCAGCAGGGCACCCCCGAGTAACTCGCGGACCGGGCGAAGGGCATGGCCGTGACGGGCGTGGTGACCGGCGCGTTCCCCGGCAGGACCAACGAGGCCGAGGAGCTCCTCGGCGAGCGGCACGGCCGTCGTGCGGCAGGGCGTGTTCATCAGCGATATCCTGAAGGGCATCGGTTTTCGAGCGGCCCGGTATCCAGACCGAGAAGGGCGAGAACCACTCGACGCCGATCAGCGAGGAGAACATCGAGGAGATCGACGGCGACTGGCTGTTCATCGGCACCCTGTCGTCGACCGGCTCGTACGCCGAACTCCTCGACGAGCTGGCCGAGAAGCCTGCCTACCAGCAGCTGAATGCCGTACGCGACAACCACGCGACCGTGGGCGACGGCTCCAAGTGGGCCTGGGCGGTGGGGAGGCGGCGGTCTCGGTGCTCGACGACATCCGGAAGGCGATGGTCACGTGAGTGCCGACCCTGAACTCTCCGGACGGCTGGCCCTCGTGACGGGCGCGGGCCGGGGCATCGGCAAGGCAGTGGTGACGGCGCTCGTCGAACGCGACGCCCGCGTACTCGCCACCGACCTGGACCCCGAGGGCGTGGAGGCGCTCGCCGAGAAGTACGGCGACCAGGTCGCCGCCCGCCCGCTCGACGTCACGGACGCCGCGGCCGTCGAGGCCCTCGTGGCCGAGACCGAGCGCACGCTCGGTGCGCTGGACATCGCCGTCAACGTCGCCGGAATCCTGCGGGGTTCCCCGGTCGTGGACCTGACGGACGCGGACTGGGCGGCCACGTTCGCCGTCAACACCAGCGGCGTTTTCCACGTCTCGCGGTCAGCCGCCCGCCGCATGACCGAGCGCGGCCGCGGCACCATCGTCACCGTCGCCTCGAATGCGGCCGGCATTCCCCGCGCGGGCCTGTCCGCCTACGCCGCCTCCAAGGCCGCCGCAGTGATGTTCACCAAATGCCTGGGCCTGGAGGTGGCCTCACGGGGCGTCCGCTGCAACACGGTCTCCCCCGGCTCGACCCTGACCGACATGCAGCGCGCCCTGTGGACTGTCTCCGACGACGAGGACCCGGCAGCCGCCGTGCGCCGCGTCGTCGAGGGAGACCTCGCGACGCACCGCACCGGCATCCCGCTCGGCCGGATGGCCGACCCCTCCGACGTCGCCGAGGCGGTCGCCTTCCTCGTGTCCGACCGTGCGCGTCACATCACCATGCACGACTTGTACGTCGACGGCGGCGCCACCCTGCGGGCCTGAACCCGCCCGCCCCGCAGCGGCTCCGCCGGCCACGGATCGTGCCCTCCCCCGCTGGAGACATCCATGTCTGCCTTCCTGCGCGACACCACAGCCACGCCTTTCGTCTCGCCCGGCGCGGCAACCGCCCTGCTCGACGCCTACCGCCCGGCCACCGACCGGTTCCTCGCCTCGCCCCACCACACCCTGCTGGGCAGGGGAACCGCCGCCGGCATACCCCACGACACGCGCCCGTTGACATGGCGGGTACGCAACGTGCTGAACGCACGCCGGCGTGCCGGCGCCTCGGCACCGGTCGTCGTGGGCTCCGTGCCCTTCGCCCCGGACGCGCCGCACTCGCTGGTCTCCCCCCAGTCGGTCCAGTGGGGTCCGCCGCTGCGGGAGGACCCGCTCATCGCCCTGCCCGCGCTGCTCCCGGAAGGGGGCACCGTCTGGCAGGTGCGGGAGGTTCCGGCGCCCGAGCAGTACGGCCAGGCGGTCGCCGACGCGGTGACGCGGATGCGGTCCGGGGAGTTCACCAAGGTCGTCCTCGCCCGCACCCTGGAGCTGACCTCGCCCGACGAGCCGGATCTGCCGGCCATGCTGAGCCGCCTGGCCCGCCGCGACCCTGCCGGATACACCTTCGCCGTCCCCAGCGGCCCCGGTCGCACGCTCATCGGAGCCAGCCCCGAACTCCTCGTCGCCCGCACGGGCGGCCGCCTGACCGGGAACCCACTGGGCGGATCCGCGGCGCGCAGCACCGACCTGGCCGAGGACGTCCAACGCGCGGCGGCGCTCCTGGAGTCGCCCAAGGACCTGCACGAGCACGCCGTCGTCGTCGACGCCGTACGGGAGGCGCTCGCGCCGTTCTGCACCCGCCTGGAGGTGCCCGAGCGGCCCACACTGGTGCGTACGGCGACGATGTGGCATCTGTCGACCACCGTCACGGGAGAGCTCACCGACCCCGGCGTCACCGCCCTGGAGCTGGCCTTGGCCCTGCACCCCACGCCGGCGGTGTGCGGCACCCCGACCGATGTGGCCCGTGCCGTCATCGCCGAGTCGGAGCCCTTCGACCGCGGCCCGTACACCGGCATGGTCGGCTGGCAGGACGCGGACGGGGACGGCGAGTGGGTCGTGACGATCCGCTGCGCCGAGGCCGAAGGGCGCTCGCTCAGGCTGTTCGCGGGCGCCGGGGTGGTGGCCGCCTCGTCTCCGGAGGCCGAGACAGCGGAGACCGGCGCCAAGTTCCGTACGTTTCTCGAGGCTATGGGGGCCTCGCTGTGACCCTCACCCCTGGCGTGGACGCGCCCACCTGGCCGCCGGAGTTCGCCGAGCGCTACCGCGCGGCGGGCTACTGGCGCGGCGAGACCTTCGGGGGCGTACTGCGCGAGCGTGCCGCCGCCCACCCCGACCGGATCGCCCTCGTGGACCCGGCGCCCGGGCGCCGCACCTGGACCTACCGGGAGCTGGACGAGCGCGCCGACCGGCTGGCCGCCGGATTCGCGGCGCGCGGGATCGGCAAGGGCGACCGGGTCGTCCTGCACCTCCCCAACGTCGGTGAGTTCATCGAGGTCGTCTTCGCGCTGTTCCGCATCGGCGCGCTGCCCGTGTACGCGCTGCCCGCGCACCGGGAGACGGAGATCGGCCACTTCTGCTCCTTCGCCGAGGCCGTCGCCTACGTGGTCCCCGACCGTCACGCGGGCTTCGACCACCGCGAGCTCGCGA
This genomic interval from Streptomyces dengpaensis contains the following:
- a CDS encoding ABC transporter ATP-binding protein codes for the protein MGSPESRKVPPGRGSVLLALRYYGRELSRLRRLTVPAMLLPALGNIGMNYIAPLVVAKLVGRIAGGTGMTIGTTLPYVLGFAGVLLFAEALWRIGLHCLNRLDALGIEHLYVIGMDELFAKDAAFFHDNFAGSLTKRVLSFASRFEECVDTLTFSVVGSFVPLVFGSVVLWHYEPLLVVGLLAMIALTALCVVPLIRRRQALVDQREEAFARVSGHVADSLMNMDTVRAFAAEEREAAEHRSRVAQSRRLMLKSWDYSNLRIDTLVAPMSVLTNALGLLLAVTLGGGGHGVEGVVVAFTYYANATRIMFEFNQIYRRLESSMTEAAQFTELLLTPPTVLDPASPEPLLPGAADVRFERVTFAHGGAQPLFEGLDLAVPSGAKVGLVGRSGGGKTTLTRLLLRMTDIDVGRILIGGQDISRLRQADLRSLIAYVPQDPAMFHRTLRDNIAFARPDATDAEIRRAAEAAHVTEFADALPDGFDTMVGERGVKLSGGQRQRVALARAILRDAPILLLDEATSALDSESEILVQEALWRLMKGRTALVVAHRLSTVATMDQLVVLDRGRIVEQGTHKELLASDGAYAKLWQHQSGGFLDDSPARADLP
- a CDS encoding cytochrome P450 — protein: MTAAVRADLTNLDHFANGFPQDLFARLRREAPVRWHEPTEHTPKGTGFWSVHTYAESREILLDPAVFSSAQGTVLFDHPWAGYMMNMMDNPRHARLRRLVSGGFTPRMVDRLEDELRRRTETLIDAAVEMGQCDLVEAVTSELPLQAICMLMGIPQQDRHLLSERVHHVFDVKDGSTAGGSAAAATESLLQYGREIVAERRRNPQDDLLSVITHAHLPDEDPSHLLEPEIDAFFQLLFGAGADATRSAASWALVAMAADPTILDTVAGDPSVLTTLPDEAVRMMSPVAHNVRTATRDYELAGHRISAGDRVVYWLASANRDEAVFRDPQRCDVRREPNPHLGFAQGPHFCLGASLARLELQVILRQFAARVERIELTGDIEWTRSNKYNGINRIPAALTSRRTRSAPRAGRPAGVRGAGRRAGRCPAGDRPQ
- a CDS encoding isochorismate synthase; protein product: MSAFLRDTTATPFVSPGAATALLDAYRPATDRFLASPHHTLLGRGTAAGIPHDTRPLTWRVRNVLNARRRAGASAPVVVGSVPFAPDAPHSLVSPQSVQWGPPLREDPLIALPALLPEGGTVWQVREVPAPEQYGQAVADAVTRMRSGEFTKVVLARTLELTSPDEPDLPAMLSRLARRDPAGYTFAVPSGPGRTLIGASPELLVARTGGRLTGNPLGGSAARSTDLAEDVQRAAALLESPKDLHEHAVVVDAVREALAPFCTRLEVPERPTLVRTATMWHLSTTVTGELTDPGVTALELALALHPTPAVCGTPTDVARAVIAESEPFDRGPYTGMVGWQDADGDGEWVVTIRCAEAEGRSLRLFAGAGVVAASSPEAETAETGAKFRTFLEAMGASL
- the katG gene encoding catalase/peroxidase HPI yields the protein MSENPDAIVTEVETEAAGGCPVAHGRAPHPTQGGGNRQWWPEQLNLKILAKNPPAANPLGEEFDYAEAFQTLDLPAVKRDIAEVLTTSQDWWPADFGHYGPFIIRMAWHSAGTYRISDGRGGGGTGQQRFAPLNSWPDNGNLDKARRLLWPVKKKYGQSLSWADLMILAGNVALESMGFKTFGFGGGREDAWEPDEDVYWGPETTWLADERYTGDRQLEEPLGAVQMGLIYVNPEGPNGNPDPIAAARDVRETFHRMAMNDEETVALIAGGHTFGKTHGAAPDSNLGPDPEAAPMQQMGLGWKNAFGTGMGDDTITSGLEGIWTDTPVTWDNSFFEILFGYEWELFKSPAGAYQYRPKDSAGAGTVPDPHDPSKSHAPTMLTTDLSLRFDPVYEPISRRFKDNPEEFADAFARAWYKLTHRDMGPIVRYLGPEVPSEVLLWQDPLPPRTYELIDAQDIAALKGQVLDSGLSVSQLVSTAWASASTFRGSDKRGGANGARVRLEPQRGWEANEPDELATVLRTLEGIQQSFNAAQTGGKQVSLADLIVLAGAAGVEKAANDAGFDIEVPFTPGRVDASQEQTDVESFAALELPADGFRNYVGKGNRLPAEYLLLDRSNLLTLSAPEMTVLVGGLRVLGANYQQSPLGVFTETPGVLTNDFYVNLLDLGTTWKATSEDQNTFEGRDATGEVKWTASRADLVFGSNSELRAVAEVYGSDDAKEKFVKDFVAAWHKVMNLDRFDNR
- a CDS encoding 2,3-dihydro-2,3-dihydroxybenzoate dehydrogenase gives rise to the protein MSADPELSGRLALVTGAGRGIGKAVVTALVERDARVLATDLDPEGVEALAEKYGDQVAARPLDVTDAAAVEALVAETERTLGALDIAVNVAGILRGSPVVDLTDADWAATFAVNTSGVFHVSRSAARRMTERGRGTIVTVASNAAGIPRAGLSAYAASKAAAVMFTKCLGLEVASRGVRCNTVSPGSTLTDMQRALWTVSDDEDPAAAVRRVVEGDLATHRTGIPLGRMADPSDVAEAVAFLVSDRARHITMHDLYVDGGATLRA
- a CDS encoding amidohydrolase family protein gives rise to the protein MTNVDVHQHLWSPSLLAALRSRREPPFLDGWTLFLDGEPPYEIAPSDHDVARRTELAAADGLGRALVSLSAPIGVEWLPAAQARPLLDAYHDGAAELPEPFGAWAAACVRDIDANATAQELDRGFAGLQLPANALADATGYARCAPLLDLLEEFDLPLFVHPGPAPGAPEGPGWWPTMVPYVQQMHAAWFAFRAFGRPRHPRLRVCFALLAGLAPLHGERLAARVGGREKADPGVFVETSSYGPRAVDAIVRVLGADAVVQGSDRPYAEPPRHPGFGLGGAAAYAFRIANPRRLLTGEVKV